Genomic DNA from Brevinematales bacterium:
CTTTCGATCAGGGTAGATACCGCGCAGCAAACCAAGTCCTTCCCTTTTTTATCAAAAAGAGAATGCCCTTGCGCTCGTACGAAAAGGCATTCCCTTCTTATTTCTAAAAAAAGATCGATCACCGCGCTACTCGGCTTTCACCGCTTTTTCCGCTTTGATATCGGTGATCTTAATTAACGTGTATTTCTGACGATGCCCGGTTTTTACACGGTAGTTCGTCTTGTTTTTATACTTGAATACGGTCTTTTTCTTGTCTTTAAAGAGAGGCGCGACAATCTTTGCTTCGACTTTCATCTTGGCGACATAAGGCTGGCCGACTTTTATTTCTTTATCGTCGCGGTACATCGTGACCGTTTCGAAACTTAACTTATCGCCGTCCTTGCCGTCGCGAAGGTCGATGAGAAGTTCTTCATCCTTTGCGACTTTATAGCTTTTTCCGCCGATTTCGATAATCGCGTACATCTTTTTCTCCTTTTAACACGGGACAGCGCCCGATCGGGTATTCGATAAATTCAGGAAGTATATGATACACTTTCCGGCGGAATTTGTCAAATAACGCGAGGAAATTTTATTTACTGATGAGGTCAATTCACTGTAGTTACTGCCATTACAGTAGAGCTATATCCCCTTCAGCAGGTACTCCGCGAGCTTGAAATCGAACTCGGTGTCGATATCCACCGAACGCTCGCGCGGCATGATGTACGCATAGGACTCGTCGCCGATAAAGCTCTCCCGCCTGCGGAGGTATTCGGTCTCGGCGATATTCACCGCCCCGTTCAGGCGGTAATAGACGGGGAAGTTCTGCCGTCGGATATTAATGACCTCCGGGGGGAGGAAGTCCTTCATGCAGCGGTCGGGCGGAAGGGTGTTGCTCCATTGGGGGAGATGCTCGGCCTCGCTGACCGAAATAATCGCGCGCGCGGAGCTTTCGACCATCTGCCGGAGAGCGTTGTCGATATCCGCCGCGGTACGCATCGGGGAGGTAGGCTGAAGGCAGACGATGATATCGTAACGCTGGCCGCGTTCGGCGAACCAGTCCGCGGCGTGGAGAAGCACGTCCACACTGCGCGCGGTATCGGTGGCGAGGTCGTCCGGGCGCGTGAACGGCACTCCCGCGCCGGCGTGCTCAGATATAGCCGCGATCCGCTCGTTATCGGTCGAGACTATCACGCTGTCGAGATACACGCTCTTCTTCGCGCTCTCGATACTCCATACGATTAACGGTTTACCCGCGATAGGCCGGATATTTTTGCCGGGGATTCCCTTGCTCCCGCCGCGCGCGGGGATAATTCCGATGACCCGTTTCTGTTCTATCATAAAGTACCTCTATGCGAGACCTTTCTCTGTCAGATAATTCTCCGCTTCCTCGCGGTCGCTGAAATGATGCTTGATCTTCCCGAGTATCTGGTAATCCTCGTGGCCCTTTCCCGCGAGCACGATGATGTCCTTCGGGCGCGCGATATCGATTGCGTGACGGATCGCCTCGCGGCGGCCGGGTATGACTTCGTGCGCGCGGGTGACTCCGGGGAGTATATCCTCGATGATCGCGTCGGGGTCTTCCGTGCGCGGGTTGTCCGATGTTACGATAACGAGATCGGAGTAATCCGACGCGGCCTGTCCCATCAGCGGGCGCTTCGTCTTATCGCGGTCGCCGCCCGCGCCGAACAGGGTGATGACCCGCCCGCCCGCCGGTACGACCTTCCGCATCGTCTGGAGCAGGTTGATCAGCCCGTCGGGGGAATGCGCGTAATCGATAAAGATATTGAACCCGCCCTCGGTATGCACGCGTTCCATCCGTCCTCGGGTATGTATCGTTCTCAGGAGGCCGCTGAAGCTGCCAAGCGCGAAACCGTGCTCCATCAGGATAGCGGACGCGAGCGTGAAGTTGTACACGTTGGGGTCGCCGATCATGCCGGTCTCCAGCGGGACGCCGTTCAGCTCGAAACGGGTATAGCGCGGGTTGAGGTCGATGATCCGCGAGTAGTAGTCCGCGCGGGCGTCATGGATGGAGTAGGTCTTGAATTCGTAACCGCCGCGCGTGCCGGAGTACGCCCTGATCCGGGGGAATTCCGGTATATCGAGGTTAATGAGCGCGGTCTTATCGGTTTTGACCGATGTATAGAGCAGGTCGAATATTTTCAGTTTCTCGTTCAGGTAATTTTCCATCGTGCCGTGGAAATCCAGGTGATCCTGCGTGAAGTTGGTGAACGCCATCGTGTCGAACTCGAGGCCGAGCACGCGCCCGAGCGCGAGGGAGTGCGACGATACCTCCATAATAATATACTCCACGCCCTCGGCGGCCATCTCCGCGAACAGGCGGTTCAGCGCGAGGATATCCGGGGTGGTGTTCGTCGCCGGGACGATACGGTCGTTGATACGGTACTCGATAGTGCCGATCAGCCCCGCGCGGATGCCGAGCTTCCGCAGGATGGAGTACGCCGTGAACGCCGTGGTGGTCTTGCCGTTGGTGCCGGTAATTCCGATCAGGCGCATGCGGGCGGTCGGGTCGCCGTGGAAATTTTTCGCGCTGTACGCGAGAGCGTGACGGATATCCGCTACCGGGATAAAATCCGCGGCGGGGAACTCCGCGCGGAGGCCGGGGGCGAATTCGCTGTCCACGACGAATATCCTGCACCCGCGCGAGTAGGCGTCGGGGATAAAGTCGCGCGACTTATCGGTGTATCCCGACGCCGCGATAAACAGGGTGTCGGGGCCGGCGCCGCGGGAATCGTTCTCGAGCGCGGATATTTCCGTATCGGCGGGAAGGTCGTCGGGCTGGGCGATGTTTCGCAGGATGTGATGCAAACGCATGCTATGGCTCCCGTTAGTATTCGGGAAATATTATAACATGGAACGAAAAATTAAGAAATAAACGAAAGATTTTCACGGCAGAAAGGAAACTATCGGGAGATTAGAAATCGGCCTCCCCGCCTGATTGATGGAAAATCCTGAATACGAGCTGATTCCTGTTGGTGACCTCGGCTTTATGATAAATATTGGAAAGGTGGTTTTTTACGGTGTTCTGTGAAATAAAAAGGCGGGCGGATATCTCCTGCGGGCTATATCCCTGCAGAACCAGTTCTATCACCTCCTTTTCACGCTGGGTAATGGAAAACTGTTTGATAAACGACTCGTCGATAGTCTGGTTCAACACCGGAAGGTCTTTAGTGATTTCTGAGACGCCCATGAGAAATAGATTCAATAAAAAGCCGGAAATAATGATAAAAAAGAATCCGATAACCGCGAATGTGAGATAGGGAACCGGCGCGGCATCGGTGATCGAGTTGAGATGATAATATAGAACGGCGATAAAAACAGCCAGTATGGGCGACGATACCCCGAGGAAAATCGCAATCCCCGTGTTTCCCGGGATAAAGCGCTTCCTCGCATAAGAATTATGCTGATCCCTTGCGACCAGAAATTTTACGGCTAATTCATACGAATACCTGTTCACGATAAGATAGAGCAACGGTATTTTTATCATACAGAAAAGAATGAAAATCGTGAACCCGTAGAAAAACGAACTGGTATCGAGGACAAACCCGTGCCGTCCCAGATTATATGCGGCTACCAGATATCCCAGCATGTGCGAGATAAACATCATAATGGACATCAATACGGGTAAAAATTCCAGCCTGCGGATAAAGGGCGCGGCTTGGGGCGTATCTTTTTCGGGAATTCTTTTCGGGTTGATGTATAAACGCACGACAAGTAACTGTAATAGAAGGATACCGAATACGAAATAAGAACCTTCGCTTAATAAAATAACGGTAAATTTAGAGCCAAGCGGTTTGAAAAACAGGGCTATTAATAAAATAGGAATGACTATCATAAAATGAAAGACGGTAAGTAATAAGTAATAGTGCCGTGAATCCTTTTTCACCGAACAATCCTCATATATTGTGTATTAATCATATAACATTATATAAAAAGTGTCAATATAGTACAAAACTACTATAAAATCGTGACTTTGGTCTATAGAATTTTATTTAATTCGGGTGTAGAGTATAATCATGGAAAAATTGAATTGTCGCTTACAAATCCGGCATAGAATTGAAAGTATATGAAAGTAAGGCGAATCGATGCAAGAATTGGACAATAGGTCGGCGTTATCCCGGGAAGCGCGGGGGCTATCTTTCCGCCCGATAGGCGGAAGGCTTCCCGGGGTATTTATTTCGACGGCTTCTTCCCGGATGGGACTTTTTTATCCTTGACGTAGGCCTGCTTATTGAGGAACACCGTGTCGATAATCAGCCTGATCCGTCCGAATTGCAGGCGGAGTATCCGGTTGATAATCACGCCGATAAAGCTGAGTTTGACCAGCCATAAATTTCGCGGATAGTACTTTTTAGTGAACAGGATCCTGCTTCTGAAAGAGTAATAGTCCATCATCTCGGGCTTGGTTTTCTTTACGGGCGAATATCCCATCGAACCGCCTTCCTTATGATAGACGACCGCCTTCGGGCAATATCCCAAATCCCATCCGGCGCGTTTTACCCGGATCGCCCAGTCGGGTTCCTCGAAATAAAGGAAATACTCCTCGTTCATCGGCCCGGTATCCGCCAGACATTGCGCGCGGATAAACATGCACGCGCCCTGGATATAATCGATGGGAATATCCTCCCTATCGTACTGGCCGTGGTCTTTCTCGAACGCGCCCAGATTTTTCGATGTGGCGTATTTCGGATTGAGAAGCCCGCTGACACATTGAATCGTATCGGGAGAATGATAATAGAGCAGTTTACCGCCCGTCATGCCGGTTTTCCAGTGCGCGGGACGTTCCATATAGGCGGTAAGTTCGGAGAGGGTATCCTTACGGACGACGGTATCGGTATTGAGGAGCCAGTAATACCCGGCGTTTCCCGCCGCTTGGGCGTAACGGATACCGAGGTTATTCCCACCGGCGAACCCGAGGTTTTCATCGGAACGGATAAACACGAGCGGGTGAGCGAGCGGCAATGCGCCGGGCGTCCGCAGGGCTTTGGCTTCCTTCGCGGGGCTGCCGCCCTGCTCCGCTTCCTTGCGGGTATAGACTACATACGGGACGGGCTTTTTCACAGGCGGGTCGCTGTAGGGACGCATTTCCGAGGTCTCCCATCCGTCCCACTCAGTCGTACCGTCCGCCCACTTGATCATCTCGTCGAGCGATTCGTTATCCGAACCGTTATCCACGACGACTGCGCGAAAATTCGTATAGTCGCCGCGAATCAGACTCTCGAGGCATTCGAGGGTCTGCCGGTAGTTTTTATAGTTCACGAGAATGATGGCGACTTCGGGGGTAATTGGTTTCTTCGCGCCCATATTTAAACCGTCCTGCGGGAAACGATCGATCTATTTATTCCCGCCCGTTCTATGACTTTTCGATTTCAGCGCGGTTCGGATAATTTCATCGAGGCGTTTCGCGCGTACGGTATAGGAGTGATCCTTCAATGTCCGGGCCTGCCCCGCCCGCGCGATCGCTTCCATCTCGGCGGGATGCGATATCAGCCATTTGGCCTTCTCGAGGCACTCCTCCGGGGATTGATAGGTGACTACTTCCTTATCGGGCACGAATAATTCGCCGATATTCTGTTTCCAGTCGGTAAGGAGGCACGCCCCGGGGCCGGGGATTTCGAACATCCGCACATTCGACGCATACTGCGGGGAGGAATCCGCGTGTATATTCAGCGCGATCTTCGAATTTTTTACAGTCTGGTACATATCCAGCCCGAACACGGGGGGCTTCAGGAAGGGTTTGAGCTTTTTATTGATAGGCGGGAGCGGCTTCCCGTCCCATTTCGTGACCTTGTTATAAATTTTTATTTTATCCATCAGCTTCCGCGTCGGCCCGGTTTTCATCAGCACCCGCGACGTGCCGTACAGGAACATTTTCGCGGAATATTTGAAAAATTCCTTTAATCCGATATGCGCGCTCGGGGAAAAGATCACCAGTTCCATTTCATTGGCGAGATATTCTAAAATCTGCTCGCGGATGAGATGAAACTCGACGTTGCGGATGATCTTTCCGCTGAACGAAATATCGTAGGGTTTGCCCATCTCCTTCAGCCGCTCGTTGATTCTCCCGTCGAACGCGTGATGGAGCTGGCGGGCGTAAACTCCCTGCGCGGAAAGTTTCTCGATTGTCTCGGGGGCGCAGGATAAAACGAGATCGATATGTTTCCAGAGGTCGGTCTTCTGAAGCGCGCTTCCCACCGAGCTGATAATAAGCCTGACCGGCGGGATTTCCGCGAGGATTTTCCGCAGGGACGGTTCGTCATGGTAATTGTACCAGAGGATGTCCGGCGCGAATTCCTTAATCTGGCGGATGACGATCTGGATGGGGTCGGCGGAAAACCCGCGCTCGGCGGCCCACGCCCTCTGCATCGGCTCGGCGTTCATATTCGCTTCGCGGAACTCATACCCGTACTTTGCCAACGCGCCGCCCCAGAATTCCTCCTTCCCGTAGGAATCGAGCCTGAAAAACTCCTTCTGCCCGGCGAAGGATTTTTCGGCTAAGCCGGGATTTTTATCATAGAGGTAGGATATGTATTCGGGATACGCGAAAGTAACCATAAATATCTTCATGCGGTTTCCTTCAATGTAATCATTAGCCGGGCGGGAAAGGTTTTAGCCGACAATACCCTCGAAGTATTTACCGACGATATCGACGACCTTTGACGAGGTAGTCCCGTCGCCGTAGGGGTTCGCGGCATGCGCCATCTTCTCATACTCCGCGGGAATATCGAGAAGTTTCGTAGCCTCGCGCACGATCAAGTCCTCGTCGGTACCCACCAGCATCGCCGTACCTGCGTCGACTCCCTCGGTGCGTTCGGTGACCTCGCGCATCACGAGCACCGGTTTGCCGAGCGAGGGAGCCTCCTCCTGTATCCCGCCGGAATCGGTCAGTACGAGATAACTGCGGTTCAGGAGCCAGATGAGCTTCGGGTAATCCACCGGTGGGATGAGATGCACATTATGCACGTCCTTGAGGATACGTTTCACCGGTTCCTGCACGTTGGGGTTGAGGTGCACGGGATAAACGATGGAAACGTCGCCGCGATCCGCGATCCGTTTGAGCGCGCCGCAGATAGCCTCGAACGGTTTGCCGAAACTTTCCCGGCGGTGCCCGGTAACCAGAATGACGCGTTTATTAAAATCGAGGAACGAGTAAAATTTCGCGTATTCGCCGTCGCCGCGCTGCTTGATGATATCCAGACCGAGGAAGAGCGCGTCGATCACCGTGTTGCCCACGACATGGATATTATCGTTGATCGCCTCGCCGCGAAGGTTCTTTTCCGCGAGCGGAGTAGGGGCGAAGTGAAAATCGGCGACACGCCCGGCAAGAATGCGGTTCATCTCCTCGGGGAAGGGCGAGAATTTATTTCCGCTCCGCAGTCCCGCTTCGATATGGGCGACTTTGATTTTCTTGTAGTATCCCGCGAGCGCGCCGACGAACGCGGTGGTAGTATCGCCCTGCACGAATATCATATCGGGGTGCACCCGGTCGAGCACGTCCTCCAACCCCTTGAGGGAGTCGGCAGTGATGTCGAAAAGGGTCTGGTTGGGCTTCATCAGGTTCAGGTCGAAATGAGGCTCGATCCCGAAAAAGTCCAGCACCTGGTCGAGCATCTCGCGGTGCTGCGCGGTGACACATACCTCGGTGACAAACTGTTCCTTCCGGCCGCCGAACGCTTTAATCAGCGGAGCCATTTTTATCGCTTCGGGACGCGTCCCGAAAATAAACAGAACTTTCTTCATCGGTATCTCCTAACTTTTAAAAAACGCCTTCAGGATTTTCCAGACCCAGTTCGGGAGTTTCAGAAGGAACGTGTTTTTCTGCGAGGCTTTTTCCGCAAGACCCATCCCGTGATGAGTCGAATGGAGAATTTTTCCGGCGGCCTCGCGTTTCTGATCCTGCGATAGTTTTTTATAATCCGGTATGGATTTGACCATCTCCGCGGTATTCTTCATCCAGTCGAGGTTCTTCTCGGCGTATTTCCTCGCGGCCTTTTTCAGTTTACCGATCGATTCGGGCCGCGCTGCATAATAGTTCATCGCATCGGTAAGGTTGCCGAGATCGGCGATACACTGCGGCCAGTAGTACCCGTCGGCGCGCGCGAATGTCCGCGCGATTTTTACCGTGCGTGAGACCGGCGGTTCGACAAACTCGTTCATAGGGGGGAAATCGACGGTTACGAGCGGGAGCCCGCACGCGAGCGCCTCCGCCATCGTCAGCCCGATGCCCTCGAGGCGCGACGGATAAACATACACGTCCCCGAGATGGTACAATCCCGGCGCGGTGACCGTCTCCTCATGGCAGACCAGCCGCCCCTGCTTCTCCAGCCCCGCGATCAAATCCTTCAGCTTTGGGAAAAACTTTTTTAGCTCGCGCTGGGAATGGATCACCAGTTTGGAATCGCCCTTCACCTGATCGAACGCGCGGATCACGAGATCGGTACCCTTCCGTTCGGGATTCATCCCCGCGGAATGGAAAAACACCGTCCGCCCCGGCTCGACCGGCTCAAGGCTCCGGGGGGCGAATAGTTCGAGGTCGGCGCCCCACGGGATATACATCGCCTGCGGGTGCCAGTCGAACGCGCTGTAATGACGGCGGGTATTGCACAGGAGGAAATCGTACGCCGCGAATAGAGGGATAGTCTCCTCGGTATAGTAATCGACATACGCGCCGGTCAGCGCGCCGGCCTCGGACGCCCATAGCACGGGACGCCACCACTGCTGCTCGTTGAAAAGTACCGCGTCTATACGATTGGCGGAAATCCATCGCTGGAAGTCCTTTTTATCCATGACGGTGGAGATCGGGATATTGAGGCGGCGCCCCCATGTGACGTAATCCCTGTCCCAGACGGGGTCGCCCTTCGCGTAAGCCTCGCCCGCGCGCGCGTAGATAAAGACCTGATGCTCCCGCGCGAGGGAATCCATGTACTGCCGGGAGACATACGCCGCGCCGCGTTCGAACCATGTAGTGACTATTCCGATATTCATGCATCGCCTCACTAGCGGGAAAAAGTGTGAATCGGGGATGTAAGAATCGCCTGTAATATTATACCCCGCCGTGGATAAAACATCAACTTAGAGAAAAGAGGGACAAAGTTGTAAGTAGGTTAAGTACAAAAAATAAATTCTTTTGGTTAAGAATGCCATATCTTCTTAAAAGTAACAGGTGAGAAATTGGAAATTTGTTATATCGCTTTTGCAGTGACTCCGAATTGAACATATTTCATATCACTGAGAAAACCGAAGAGTAGAAAATTCAGTATTTTCAGTTTTTTATTCCTATCTTCATTAATACCCTTTAGGTTTACAATTTCATAACCGCATTCGTTAAAGGTTCGAATAATGCTTTTTTTAGTGAAAAACCGGTAATGGGTATAGTCCAATATGCCCGCGGAAATATACTGAAACTCTTTTTTAAATAGAATTTCCTTAATATTCCTATAAAAACGGAAATTCGGGATAGATCCCGCGATAAATCCACCGGGAATCAGGTTCTTTTTTAATTCTTGCAGAACTAAATAATGGTCGGTAAGATGTTCGAGCGAATCGTTAAAAATAACGCAATCAAAGTAACTTTTAGGCAGCTTTTTTATATTCTGTACGAAATCTCCTGTTATGACTTTATCAAGCCGGGTAGCGGCAACTTTAGCCTGGTCATCCATCAACTCGGCTCCCCACACTTCGGCCTTGTTTCGCTCCTTGATATACGCCCCGAATGCACCCTGTCCGCATCCCACTTCCAGTACTCGCTTACATTCCGACGGAACAAATTCAATCATTTCGGGACGTGTACCCATGAAATAATTTTCGGCTTTCTGGGAGAGATTTTGATTCATAATTACCTTCTTTAATTAGTAGTAAATATAATAATATAAGGCAGAAAAAACATCAACTTATATACACGGGCGGTCAGAGCGGGATAATCGGGCGAATTAATTTGCCTCAGTAAGAGTATTACGATATAATATTTATTATTAAAAAAGGGGTTATTATGGAACAGGAAAATAAAAACGGTTCATATTACGCGAATACCCGTGAGGAAATGCTCGATTTTATACCTGCCGAGTGCAGGCATATTCTCGAGGTGGGATGCGGCGAGGGGAAGTTCGGCCTATTACTGAAAAGCCGTAACGGGGCTGAGGTCTGGGGCGCGGAATTGATGGAAGAACCCGCGAAGACCGCGAAAAAGAATCTGGATAAGGTGCTTGTCGGCGATTTTGAGGAACAGTTGAAAAACCTGCCCAAGAACTACTTCGACTGCATCGTTTTTAACGACGCCCTCGAACACCTGAAGGATCATTATACCGTGCTCAGGGAATTGAAAAATTGTTTAATCGACGGGGGTTACATTGCTTGTTCCATCCCGAATATCCGGTACTATAAAGTACTATTTGAAATATTGTGCAAAAAAGAATTCAGGTACGCGCACGCCGGGGTACTGGATTATACTCATTACCGGTTCTTTACGAAGAAAAGTATCGTCAGGACGTTTCGGGAATGCGGATATGAGATAGTTAAAATCCGCGGGCTTCGGGGAGTAAAAAAATGGCCTCTGATCAAGAAAATTCTGTTCTTCTTCCTCGGGGATAAGAAATTTGTACAGTTCGGGGTTACCGCGAGGGCGGTGTAATAATCTATATATACATATTTTCCCCGGTCAAGTATTAATCTCCACCCACGGGAATCTGTCCGACTTCCCGGTGCTGATCACGTCGAGCATCATAGCGGTGATATTCCGGGTGTTGTATTCTTCGAGCATTTTCTGCTGACCCGCGCGCGCGATTGCATACCTTTCTTCGGGGTTTGCGAGATAGTGCGATATTTTTTTATCGAGGTCGTCAGTCCCCTCGAACCAAACCAGTTCCTTACCGTACTCGAAAAGTTCCCCGATGCGCGGGAATTTCCACGGGAGATAAAATGTCCCGAAAGTCAGGTAATGCGACAGGCGGTCGCTGGTGTACTTGTCTATCTGCTGGAACGCGCTGACCCCGACGCCGATATCCGCGCTTTTTATCGCGGCGATATACTTCTCCCCGCGCACCCATTCGGACGATTTCACGATCTTCATCGCCTTCAACGATTTACGGAGTATCCGCGAGAACGGGTTCGTCTTCCATACCAGTTCCTCGATACCCCCGTAGAAACGGACGTCGCGGCGTTTCCGCAGATAACGGACGGTAGCTAAACGCTCGTGATCGGCGAAACCGTAGGGCGAGCCGCTCATAACGACGGGATATCGCTGCGGAGGGGTGAGACTGGCGTACTTTATCGGTATATCCGGGTCGGACGGGTTGAAGAAATATGCCGCGATACGGGGATTTCCCTGCCGTTTATATTCCCGTAGGAGTTCGCCGCCGGAGGACATAAAAAAGTAATCGACGGAACCCAGCAGTTCCTTCAGCCACGGTTCGACCGGGATACGGATATCCCCGTACCATAATGCGACCGGGATCTTGCCGGTTTTTATACTGCGGATTGCCTCCGTTTCGAGATACTGCCCCTTTCCGATAAAAATCAGGTCGTTTCCCGGGATAAGTTCGGATAGACGGGTGTCGGCGGCAGTGCGTCCTTTTTTTCTCATCAGGTCGGGATAGTCGTACTCGGTTACATCGCACCCGTTCATCCGCAGTCCCTTGGAGAAAATAATGTCCCCGCCCAGTTCGTGATCGTTGAAATACCCGATATGGAGAATTTTCATCGTTTCCTTCGTAGTGTTTAATAAAACAATCCCGGCGATTAAAGAATTACATCGTTGAGGTCATGCCGGCGGATTTTCCGTCTACTTGACGAAAAATCCTTCTTCATCAATTTGATTGTATTTCCTGAGGTCAAATCCCCACTTCTTTTCGAGGAGATTGTGCGATAAATCTCCATTGGTACTGGTGCCTTTCATATAGCGTGATTTACCGGCAAAATGATAAACGCGGGACGCGGGGGTGGCGACAAATCTCCAGCCCGCAGTAAGGAGCTTGAGGCATAAATCCACATCTTCGCAGCTGTTGCGGTATCCCTCGTCGAAGAAATCGACCTGTTCGAGCGCTTCCCGTCTGCCGAGGAAACAAAATCCGCCGACGATCGGTACGAAAGTATCGCGGTCAATCGTGTTTTTTAGTTTAATCATAGTGACTACGGCATCCTGATAATTATAAACAGCGGAATCCTCAAAGGTTCTAAAAAAACCTTCCCGTGTTTCCATAGTAGGCGCGGCGAGCGCGGTTTTAGGGTGTCTGATTAAAGCCTGATGAAGCTCCGTAAGCCAATTTTTTCTGGGTGTAGTATCATCGTTGATAGTCCCCAGGAATTCTATCGATGGAAATTGCTCGATTAAATATTGCCACCCGGCGTTATTTGCGCCGGCGAAACAACGGTTTTCAGGGAGATTTAAAATATGTACCCGTTCATCCCATTTGAATTTTGCCAGATATTTTTCTACCGATTTTTGTCCGTCGTTGACTACACAGATTACCAAATCCGGATGGAGTTTCTCTTTAAGAATAGTATTTACCGTTTTCCTGATAAAGGTAGTCTGATAGATAGGTATTACCATACCGATTTTATAATCTTGCATTTTAACCTCTTTACTTGGTAA
This window encodes:
- the rplU gene encoding 50S ribosomal protein L21, giving the protein MYAIIEIGGKSYKVAKDEELLIDLRDGKDGDKLSFETVTMYRDDKEIKVGQPYVAKMKVEAKIVAPLFKDKKKTVFKYKNKTNYRVKTGHRQKYTLIKITDIKAEKAVKAE
- a CDS encoding acylneuraminate cytidylyltransferase family protein, whose product is MIEQKRVIGIIPARGGSKGIPGKNIRPIAGKPLIVWSIESAKKSVYLDSVIVSTDNERIAAISEHAGAGVPFTRPDDLATDTARSVDVLLHAADWFAERGQRYDIIVCLQPTSPMRTAADIDNALRQMVESSARAIISVSEAEHLPQWSNTLPPDRCMKDFLPPEVINIRRQNFPVYYRLNGAVNIAETEYLRRRESFIGDESYAYIMPRERSVDIDTEFDFKLAEYLLKGI
- a CDS encoding UDP-N-acetylmuramoyl-L-alanyl-D-glutamate--2,6-diaminopimelate ligase encodes the protein MRLHHILRNIAQPDDLPADTEISALENDSRGAGPDTLFIAASGYTDKSRDFIPDAYSRGCRIFVVDSEFAPGLRAEFPAADFIPVADIRHALAYSAKNFHGDPTARMRLIGITGTNGKTTTAFTAYSILRKLGIRAGLIGTIEYRINDRIVPATNTTPDILALNRLFAEMAAEGVEYIIMEVSSHSLALGRVLGLEFDTMAFTNFTQDHLDFHGTMENYLNEKLKIFDLLYTSVKTDKTALINLDIPEFPRIRAYSGTRGGYEFKTYSIHDARADYYSRIIDLNPRYTRFELNGVPLETGMIGDPNVYNFTLASAILMEHGFALGSFSGLLRTIHTRGRMERVHTEGGFNIFIDYAHSPDGLINLLQTMRKVVPAGGRVITLFGAGGDRDKTKRPLMGQAASDYSDLVIVTSDNPRTEDPDAIIEDILPGVTRAHEVIPGRREAIRHAIDIARPKDIIVLAGKGHEDYQILGKIKHHFSDREEAENYLTEKGLA
- a CDS encoding glycosyltransferase family 2 protein; its protein translation is MGAKKPITPEVAIILVNYKNYRQTLECLESLIRGDYTNFRAVVVDNGSDNESLDEMIKWADGTTEWDGWETSEMRPYSDPPVKKPVPYVVYTRKEAEQGGSPAKEAKALRTPGALPLAHPLVFIRSDENLGFAGGNNLGIRYAQAAGNAGYYWLLNTDTVVRKDTLSELTAYMERPAHWKTGMTGGKLLYYHSPDTIQCVSGLLNPKYATSKNLGAFEKDHGQYDREDIPIDYIQGACMFIRAQCLADTGPMNEEYFLYFEEPDWAIRVKRAGWDLGYCPKAVVYHKEGGSMGYSPVKKTKPEMMDYYSFRSRILFTKKYYPRNLWLVKLSFIGVIINRILRLQFGRIRLIIDTVFLNKQAYVKDKKVPSGKKPSK
- a CDS encoding glycosyltransferase, whose amino-acid sequence is MKIFMVTFAYPEYISYLYDKNPGLAEKSFAGQKEFFRLDSYGKEEFWGGALAKYGYEFREANMNAEPMQRAWAAERGFSADPIQIVIRQIKEFAPDILWYNYHDEPSLRKILAEIPPVRLIISSVGSALQKTDLWKHIDLVLSCAPETIEKLSAQGVYARQLHHAFDGRINERLKEMGKPYDISFSGKIIRNVEFHLIREQILEYLANEMELVIFSPSAHIGLKEFFKYSAKMFLYGTSRVLMKTGPTRKLMDKIKIYNKVTKWDGKPLPPINKKLKPFLKPPVFGLDMYQTVKNSKIALNIHADSSPQYASNVRMFEIPGPGACLLTDWKQNIGELFVPDKEVVTYQSPEECLEKAKWLISHPAEMEAIARAGQARTLKDHSYTVRAKRLDEIIRTALKSKSHRTGGNK
- the wecB gene encoding UDP-N-acetylglucosamine 2-epimerase (non-hydrolyzing) codes for the protein MKKVLFIFGTRPEAIKMAPLIKAFGGRKEQFVTEVCVTAQHREMLDQVLDFFGIEPHFDLNLMKPNQTLFDITADSLKGLEDVLDRVHPDMIFVQGDTTTAFVGALAGYYKKIKVAHIEAGLRSGNKFSPFPEEMNRILAGRVADFHFAPTPLAEKNLRGEAINDNIHVVGNTVIDALFLGLDIIKQRGDGEYAKFYSFLDFNKRVILVTGHRRESFGKPFEAICGALKRIADRGDVSIVYPVHLNPNVQEPVKRILKDVHNVHLIPPVDYPKLIWLLNRSYLVLTDSGGIQEEAPSLGKPVLVMREVTERTEGVDAGTAMLVGTDEDLIVREATKLLDIPAEYEKMAHAANPYGDGTTSSKVVDIVGKYFEGIVG
- a CDS encoding glycosyltransferase family 4 protein codes for the protein MNIGIVTTWFERGAAYVSRQYMDSLAREHQVFIYARAGEAYAKGDPVWDRDYVTWGRRLNIPISTVMDKKDFQRWISANRIDAVLFNEQQWWRPVLWASEAGALTGAYVDYYTEETIPLFAAYDFLLCNTRRHYSAFDWHPQAMYIPWGADLELFAPRSLEPVEPGRTVFFHSAGMNPERKGTDLVIRAFDQVKGDSKLVIHSQRELKKFFPKLKDLIAGLEKQGRLVCHEETVTAPGLYHLGDVYVYPSRLEGIGLTMAEALACGLPLVTVDFPPMNEFVEPPVSRTVKIARTFARADGYYWPQCIADLGNLTDAMNYYAARPESIGKLKKAARKYAEKNLDWMKNTAEMVKSIPDYKKLSQDQKREAAGKILHSTHHGMGLAEKASQKNTFLLKLPNWVWKILKAFFKS
- a CDS encoding class I SAM-dependent methyltransferase, which codes for MNQNLSQKAENYFMGTRPEMIEFVPSECKRVLEVGCGQGAFGAYIKERNKAEVWGAELMDDQAKVAATRLDKVITGDFVQNIKKLPKSYFDCVIFNDSLEHLTDHYLVLQELKKNLIPGGFIAGSIPNFRFYRNIKEILFKKEFQYISAGILDYTHYRFFTKKSIIRTFNECGYEIVNLKGINEDRNKKLKILNFLLFGFLSDMKYVQFGVTAKAI
- a CDS encoding class I SAM-dependent methyltransferase — encoded protein: MEQENKNGSYYANTREEMLDFIPAECRHILEVGCGEGKFGLLLKSRNGAEVWGAELMEEPAKTAKKNLDKVLVGDFEEQLKNLPKNYFDCIVFNDALEHLKDHYTVLRELKNCLIDGGYIACSIPNIRYYKVLFEILCKKEFRYAHAGVLDYTHYRFFTKKSIVRTFRECGYEIVKIRGLRGVKKWPLIKKILFFFLGDKKFVQFGVTARAV